In a single window of the Thunnus albacares chromosome 1, fThuAlb1.1, whole genome shotgun sequence genome:
- the LOC122984901 gene encoding cytochrome b-c1 complex subunit Rieske, mitochondrial → MMSIATRSGAFSPYMQATAFAVAGPLKALIPGVVVKGETVLLNPKKQFLCRESLNGQSPKTGPAVTVSINACAGVRFAHTDVRIPDFSDYRRPEVQDPNKSSQESSESRRTFSYLVTGATTVMGVYAAKTVVSQFVSSMSASADVLAMSKIQIKLSDIPEGNNMTFKWRGKPLFVRHRTEKEIATEAAVNIAELRDPEHDKDRVINPSWVIVLGVCTHLGCVPIANAGDFGGYYCPCHGSHYDASGRIRKGPAPLNLEVPYYEFPDDDTVIVG, encoded by the exons ATGATGTCCATCGCCACCCGTTCAGGGGCTTTCTCCCCTTACATGCAGGCTACAGCTTTTGCAGTGGCTGGTCCCCTGAAAGCCCTGATACCTGGTGTTGTTGTTAAGGGAGAGACGGTTTTGTTGAACCCGAAAAAACAATTCCTGTGCCGCGAATCGCTAAATGGTCAAAGCCCAAAGACGGGGCCTGCCGTAACCGTTAGCATCAATG cctGTGCAGGAGTCCGATTTGCCCACACAGATGTCAGGATACCAGACTTCTCTGACTATAGGCGCCCAGAGGTGCAAGACCCCAATAAGTCCTCCCAAGAGAGCAGCGAATCCAGAAGAACCTTCTCCTACCTGGTCACCGGTGCCACAACTGTTATGGGCGTCTACGCCGCCAAGACGGTGGTCTCTCAGTTTGTCTCCTCCATGAGTGCCTCAGCTGATGTCCTGGCCATGTCGAAGATCCAAATCAAGCTGAGCGACATCCCTGAAGGCAACAACATGACCTTCAAGTGGAGAGGCAAACCGCTGTTCGTCCGTCACCGCACAGAGAAGGAGATCGCCACGGAGGCTGCCGTCAACATCGCTGAGCTGCGTGACCCTGAGCACGACAAGGACCGGGTCATCAACCCCAGCTGGGTCATCGTCCTCGGGGTGTGCACACATCTGGGTTGTGTGCCCATTGCCAACGCTGGCGACTTCGGCGGTTACTACTGCCCCTGCCACGGCTCCCACTACGATGCATCAGGCCGCATCAGGAAAGGCCCCGCCCCCCTCAACCTGGAGGTCCCCTACTACGAGTTCCCAGATGATGACACCGTGATTGTTGGATAA